From the Chloroflexus aurantiacus J-10-fl genome, one window contains:
- a CDS encoding sulfurtransferase, whose product MSLELPSGPLVETDWLAAHLGHPKLRIVDMRGTVLPPSAPKPHYFARHDDYAAGHIPGAVYIDWTRDIVDLDDPTPVQVAPPAKIAEELGKRGIGDDCVVVAYDDWYSMFAGRLMWVLRYYGFEQVRVLNGGMVKWVAEGRPLTTEVPDYPPAIFTPRPQPHLRKTADQVLQALGSDLLLIDARHEREYQGFESRAARGGHIPGARNVFYQSLVSGPHQTYLSPDQLRERFLAAGIDPDATTDREVVAYCNGGVSATPTAIAFELVSGRRVAIYDGSWNEWGNDPTKPLERAEASSGE is encoded by the coding sequence ATGAGCCTGGAATTACCATCAGGGCCACTCGTCGAAACCGACTGGCTGGCTGCCCATCTTGGGCATCCCAAACTCCGCATCGTTGACATGCGCGGTACCGTTTTGCCACCCTCTGCCCCTAAACCGCACTACTTTGCCCGCCACGACGACTACGCCGCCGGGCATATTCCCGGCGCTGTCTACATTGATTGGACACGTGATATTGTTGATCTTGACGATCCAACCCCTGTGCAGGTAGCACCACCCGCCAAAATCGCTGAAGAATTGGGAAAGCGCGGTATCGGTGACGATTGTGTAGTGGTTGCCTACGACGACTGGTATTCGATGTTTGCCGGGCGTCTGATGTGGGTACTACGGTATTACGGGTTTGAGCAGGTGCGCGTGCTGAATGGTGGCATGGTCAAATGGGTTGCCGAGGGCCGACCGTTGACGACGGAAGTGCCAGACTATCCGCCGGCGATCTTTACCCCTCGCCCCCAGCCACACCTGCGTAAGACCGCCGACCAGGTGCTGCAAGCCCTGGGTAGCGATCTGCTCTTGATTGATGCCCGTCATGAACGGGAGTATCAAGGCTTCGAGTCGCGTGCCGCTCGCGGCGGCCACATCCCCGGTGCACGCAATGTCTTTTATCAGAGCCTGGTCAGCGGGCCGCATCAAACCTATCTCTCACCCGATCAACTCCGCGAACGTTTTCTTGCCGCCGGAATTGATCCTGACGCCACGACTGATCGTGAGGTCGTCGCCTACTGCAACGGCGGTGTTTCGGCGACACCCACAGCCATCGCCTTTGAACTGGTGAGTGGTCGCCGGGTCGCGATCTACGATGGTTCGTGGAATGAGTGGGGTAACGATCCAACCAAACCGCTTGAACGAGCGGAAGCGTCGTCGGGCGAGTAG